One genomic window of Ornithorhynchus anatinus isolate Pmale09 chromosome 10, mOrnAna1.pri.v4, whole genome shotgun sequence includes the following:
- the IL23A gene encoding interleukin-23 subunit alpha, with product MTGLRLLVLVLLLQPAENRAVPGRASLAWGQCQQLAQSITTLAWGIRPLGEHMEMPREEGERKAEDPTPQIQCSDRCDPDGLGSDGELCLRRLQEALTFYGHLLGSDLFSGQPQPGPVGQLRSDLLDLGRLLQVEPDSGVPTPAWEPSPTWQRPFLQHKVLRGLRAFAAGAARVFSHGAATLGAAPA from the exons ATGACCGGGCTCAGACTGCTGGTGCTGGTCCTGCTCCTCCAACCAGCTGAGAACCGGGCTGTGCCTGGTAGGGCCAGCCTGGCCTGGGGACAATGCCAGCAGCTGGCCCAAAGCATCACCACACTGGCCTGGGGCATCAGGCCGCTCGGCGAGCACATG GAAAtgccgagagaggagggagagaggaaggcggAGGACCCCACGCCCCAGATCCAGTGCAGCGACCGCTGCGACCCCGACGGACTGGGCTCCGACGGAGAG CTCTGCCTGCGGCGGCTGCAGGAGGCGCTCACCTTCTACGGGCACCTGCTGGGCTCCGATCTCTTCAGTGGgcagccccagcccggccccgtgGGTCAGCTCCGGTCCGACCTGCTGGACCTTGGCCGGCTCCTGCAG GTGGAGCCTGACTCCGGGGTGCCCACGCCAGCCTGGGAGCCCAGCCCGACATGGCAGCGGCCTTTCCTGCAGCACAAGGTCCTGCGCGGCCTCCGTGCTTTCGCCGCCGGTGCAGCCCGCGTCTTCTCCCATGGGGCGGCCACGCTCGGTGCAGCCCCTGCCTAG
- the STAT2 gene encoding signal transducer and activator of transcription 2, whose amino-acid sequence MARWEALQALEPQFQEQLHLLYLNDTLPMDVRCYLAAWIEDQNWVQAMDSHKSSAQMLFYDFLTQLKDQCSRFSQDSGSLPLQHCFRLYRQEIEAKYQECPNQLAGLIHNLLLEEEQIWQRALRAQEAQTDPGPQPPMVTEQQQEIAVRLEELRTMMQKLLRDMSALKNQQEIFTFRYHTQPKTGATTHSSTQLLQDTLNNLDKQRKEVLDALQCQLGRCATFQDLLLHELDGWRARQRKACLGITADTSLDQLEEWFTAGARVLFQLQQLLGELERLSDEVRYDNDLLWRSLPTLQPRCTELLSCLLQSAFVVETQPHMVPHRLFPHPLVLKTNNKFSVRTRLLVKLQDPSEALTVKVTIDRNPVPKKGFRRFNILTSNTRTLTPEKSPGRSLVCEFGFLTLKEQRAGGSGKGSSGSSEVLLPVTEELHLITFTVSYKYQGLTQDLQASTLPVVIISNMNQMTSAWASVLWFNLLSPKPQDQLFFCNPPEAPWTVLGPALSWQFAAAAGRGLNKDQLAMLRDKLFGRKQKQEAELLLSWDKFSKLESPPGKVPFWTWLDGILSLVRCHLQDIWKDGHIMGFVSRSQEKRLLKKMLSGTFLLRFSETLAKGGITCTWVEHQDDGEVKIRSVEPYTSEVLQLLPLTEIIRHYQLLEERTTPENPLRFLYPRTPRDEAFARYYRDSATVNIQERQEYLKRRLIVVSSPTDEPEAPQPPEVEEHQPSELEEPGGMELLLDEPSMEWLTIHIQEMYKAALVGDSDPVMPAEPLEEEGAFSHHSPPFADLPLHLTYS is encoded by the exons ATGGCCCGCTGGGAGGCCCTGCAGGCCTTGGAGCCCCAGTTCCAGGAGCAGCTGCACCTCCTGTACCTGAATGACACCCTACCCATGGACGTGCGCTGCTACCTGGCTGCCTGGATTGAGGACCAAAACTG GGTCCAGGCCATGGACTCCCACAAGTCATCTGCGCAGATGTTGTTCTATGACTTCCTGACTCAGCTAAAGGACCAGTGCAGCCGCTTCAGCCAAGACAGCGGTTCCCTGCCCCTGCAGCACTGCTTCCGTCTCTACCGCCAGGAGATTGAG GCCAAGTACCAGGAGTGTCCCAACCAGCTGGCCGGACTCATTCACAACCTGCTGCTGGAAGAGGAGCAGATCTGGCAGCGGGCACTGCGGGCGCAGGAG GCGCAGACAGACCCGGGGCCGCAGCCACCCATGGTGACCGAGCAGCAGCAAGAGATAGCCGTGCGCCTGGAGGAGCTGCGGACCATGATGCAG AAGCTGCTCCGAGACATGTCCGCCCTTAAGAACCAGCAAGAAATCTTCACGTTTCGCTACCACACACAACCCAAGACAG gtgCTACaacccactccagcactcagctcctccaggacacTCTCAACAACCTAGACAAACAGCGCAAG GAGGTGCTGGACGCCCTGCAGTGTCAGCTGGGCCGCTGCGCCACGTTCCAGGACCTGCTGCTGCACGAACTGGACGGCTGGAGGGCCCGCCAGCGCAAGGCCTGCCTGGGGATCACCGCGGACACCTCCCTCGACCAGCTGGAGGAGTG GTTCACGGCCGGGGCTCGGGTGCTGTtccagctgcagcagctgctgggGGAGCTGGAGCGGCTGAGCGATGAGGTGAGATACGACAACGACCTGCtgtggcgatccctgcccacgctgcAGCCCCGTTGCACCGAGCTGCTGAGCTGCCTCCTGCAAAG CGCCTTCGTGGTGGAGACCCAGCCGCATATGGTCCCTCACCGCCTGTTCCCGCACCCGCTGGTCCTGAAAACCAACAACAAATTCAGCGTGCGCACCAG GTTGCTGGTGAAGCTGCAGGACCCAAGCGAAGCCCTGACGGTCAAGGTCACCATCGACAG AAATCCTGTACCCAAGAAGGG CTTCCGCAGATTTAACATCCTGACCTCAAACACGAGGACGCTGACCCCGGAGAAGAGCCCCGGCCGCAGTCTGGTGTGCGAATTCGGCTTCCTG ACCCTAAAGGAGCAGAGAGCCGGAGGATCGGGCAaaggcagcagcggcagcagtgaG GTGCTCCTTCCCGTGACAGAGGAGCTGCATCTGATCACCTTTACTGTGTCCTACAAGTACCAGGGACTGACGCAGGACCtgcag GCATCCACGCTGCCCGTGGTCATCATCTCCAATATGAACCAGATGACCAGCGCCTGGGCCTCTGTGCTGTGGTTCAATCTGCTCAGCCCTAAGCCCCAG GACCAGCTGTTCTTCTGCAACCCCCCCGAAGCCCCTTGGACGGTGCTGGGCCCGGCCCTCAGCTGGCAGtttgccgccgccgccggccgtgGCCTCAACAAGGACCAACTGGCCATGCTCCGAGACAAGCTCTTCG ggCGGAAGCAGAAGCAGGAAGCCGAGCTGCTGCTGTCCTGGGATAAGTTCTCCAAG ctggAGAGCCCCCCAGGGAAGGTGCCCTTCTGGACGTGGCTGGATGGGATCTTGAGTCTGGTGCGGTGCCACTTGCAGGACATCTGGAAGGATGG gcacATCATGGGTTTTGTGAGCCGGTCGCAGGAAAAGCGGCTGCTGAAGAAGATGCTCTCCGGAACCTTCCTGCTACGCTTCAGCGAGACCTTGGCCAAAGGGGGCATCACCTGTACCTGGGTGGAACACCAGGACGACG gcgAGGTGAAGATTCGGTCCGTGGAGCCGTACACCAGCGAGGTCCTGCAGTTGCTGCCGCTGACCGAGATCATCCGCCACTACCAGCTGCTGGAGGAGAGGACCACCCCCGAGAACCCCCTGCGCTTCCTGTATCCTCGCACGCCCCGCGACGAGGCCTTCGCCCGCTACTACCGCGACAGCG CCACAGTGAACATCCAGGAGAGGCAGGAGTATCTGAAGCGCAGACTCATCGTTGTCTCCAG CCCGACAGATGAGCCAGAGGCCCCCCAGCCTCCGGAGGTGGAAGAGCATCAGCCTTCGGAGCTGGAGGAACCGGGAGGAATGGAACTGTTACTGGACGAGCCTTCCATGGAGT GGCTGACCATCCACATTCAAGAGATGTACAAGGCGGCGCTTGTGGGGGACAGTGACCCCGTGATGCCAGCCGAGCCCCTCGAGGAGGAAGGGGCCTTTTCTCACCACAGTCCTCCTTTCGCGGACCTCCCGCTCCACCTGACCTACTCTTAG
- the APOF gene encoding apolipoprotein F — translation MMRTGPSATAVAWTLLLTRCLLPGPNCASASSARPPQPLSCQSLLPSALPSLPLLAPLPRYLISLALTEALERAGCQVEARGLRLRLVAQTGAEATGTFGRRLRRPRGAGGGGGAGAAKALFYNLHRLGRPEPGNGCPGFEPLDGAHLIGPVLGTHSVLPAAMAACRLRGASCAGVTAVPGDAFLTVGQRGSRFVLGPGARTWLCRGGGGRRRGRMKRSDDPCVSEKERQVFEVVHWIPGVDACYSLGTALYYGARGCSETAWARAREAALDLGYAAVVELSGMAGGPEGVGVSLALRPAVQQLVRNWYVEGRAAGGPQSAAGPGHPREGTTAASPPVGVTPPVSGHGQGTKAMTLALEGGEARTAEDSHRRGSSPEGWKGFWKRLGTGRW, via the exons ATGATGAG GACCGGGCCCTCCGCCACCGCCGTGGCCTGGACTCTACTTCTTACCCGCTGCCTGCTGCCGGGCCCGAACtgtgcctccgcctcctccgcccggcccccgcagCCCTTGTCCTGCCAGTCCCTGCTGCCTTCAGccttgccctccctcccgctcctcgcTCCGCTCCCTCGTTACCTGATCAGCCTGGCCCTGACCGAGGCCCTGGAGCGGGCCGGCTGCCAGGTAGAGGCCCGCGGCCTGCGGCTGCGGCTCGTCGCACAGACGGGCGCGGAGGCCACCGGGACCTTCGGCCGCCGACTGCGGCGACCGCGAGGGGCCGGTGGGGGCGGAGGCGCGGGGGCCGCCAAGGCCCTGTTCTACAACTTGCACCGGCTGGGCCGACCAGAGCCAGGGAACGGCTGTCCCGGGTTCGAGCCGCTGGACGGGGCCCATCTGATCGggccggtgctcggcacccactcTGTCCTCCCTGCGGCCATGGCCGCCTGCCGACTCCGGGGCGCCTCGTGCGCTGGCGTCACGGCCGTCCCCGGGGACGCGTTCCTGACCGTGGGGCAGCGGGGAAGCCGCTTCGTGCTCGGGCCGGGGGCCCGGACCTGGCTGTGTCGGGGCGGcggagggcggcggaggggccggaTGAAGCGGAGTGACGACCCCTGCGTGTCCGAGAAGGAGCGGCAGGTGTTCGAGGTGGTGCATTGGATCCCGGGGGTGGACGCCTGCTACAGCCTGGGCACGGCCCTCTACTACGGGGCCCGAGGCTGCTCCGAGACCgcctgggcccgggcccgggaggccgccCTGGACTTGGGCTACGCTGCCGTGGTGGAGCTGAGTGGGATGGCCGGGGGGCCCGAGGGCGTCGGGGTCAGTCTGGCCCTCAGGCCCGCAGTGCAGCAGTTGGTCCGAAACTGGTACGTGGAGGGGAGGGCAGCAGGCGGCCCCCAGTCGGCCGCAGGCCCGGGCCACCCCCGGGAGGGGACCACGGCAGCATCGCCCCCGGTGGGGGTCACTCCGCCCGTGAGCGGTCACGGGCAGGGGACCAAGGCGATGACCCTggctttggaaggtggggaggcgaGGACCGCTGAGGACAGCCACCGGCGGGGCAGCAGTCCAGAGGGCTGGAAGGGCTTCTGGAAGAGGCTGGGGACTGGGAGGTGGTGA